A genomic region of Fusarium falciforme chromosome 4, complete sequence contains the following coding sequences:
- a CDS encoding NADH dehydrogenase [ubiquinone] 1 alpha subcomplex subunit codes for MAPNQIGPVARVWYRWKALRLPWRKRFLMGYDLQGNTYWEFRLTRGLEGNERWRRIVNYPRSTHYSSVKVSPQWHQWLRHTRQDPPTLEEQEGDVARQVRMKKLAAEADARWEAKPRVMEAPEAAPAPLLSSAQAGGSPPQQDVGRERQSPADAKEVEEEVEKSDDPWAKAKARGPGESWQPTAWNPTATRKR; via the exons ATGGCCCCCAACCAGATTGGCCCCGTTGCTAGGGTCTGGTACAGGTGGAAGGCCCTCCGTCTGCCATGGCGCAAACGCTTCCTCATGG GCTATGACCTCCAGGGCAACACATACTGGGAGTTCCGGCTCACGCGCGGCCTCGAGGGCAACGAGCGATGGCGTCGCATCGTCAATTACCCACGGTCGACACACTACTCTTCCGTGAAGGTCAGTCCGCAGTGGCACCAGTGGCTGCGGCACACCCGGCAGGATCCCCCGACACTCGAGGAGCAAGAGGGCGACGTGGCGCGCCAggtgaggatgaagaagctcgccgccgaggccgacGCCCGGTGGGAGGCCAAGCCCCGTGTCATGGAGGCCCCCGAGGCTGCTCCCGCGCCGTTGCTGTCGTCGGCGCAGGCTGGTGGTAGTCCGCCACAGCAGGACGTTGGACGGGAACGGCAGTCCCCCGCAGACGCaaaggaggttgaggaagaggttgaaaAGAGCGATGATCCATgggcaaaggcaaaggctAGGGGGCCTGGCGAGAGCTGGCAACCTACAGCCTGGAACCCTACGGCGACAAGGAAACGATGA
- a CDS encoding MFS domain-containing protein, with the protein MTATTQPESRPGSSSSSVTANEVDIENQTVQTKASHFSLIFDQVGLDDAVLNHKYAGEGTTESPYLVEFLPNDPRNAMNFSQSKKWAITILQAIATLAVAFVSTAYSGGLTDILMDFHVSTEVVILGISMFVLGFAIGPLFWAPLSELYGRQIPFFISYMALTAFNAGAAGAPTMAALIVLRFFAGSFGSSPLTNAGGVIADMFDARQRGLASALFAMAPFLGPTIGPIAGGFLGEHEGWRWVEGMMAIFTGVVWIVNSLLIPETYAPYQLRRRAAALSKATGKVYIAKMDAGRPHTSVATQFKVALLRPWILLFKEPIVLLTSIYMAIIYGTLYLCFAAFPIVFQQGRGWSPGKGGLAFIGIAVGMVFAVTGSIMDQKRYMRVAAAAGGHAPPEARLPPTLVGSILIPVGLFWFAWSNGSDVHWIVCIMGSAVFSAGLVVVFLSLMNYLIDSYVIFAASVLAANSVLRSLFGAAFPLFTTYMYDDLGIHWASSVPAFLAIACIPFPFLFYKYGETIRMKCEFAAEAASVLQRMRNKHEEITEDQAVAEAEEAEKERRASNALRRSMSRTHTNATR; encoded by the exons ATGACCGCAACTACACAACCCGAGTCCAGGCCGggatcgtcgtcatcctcggtgACGGCCAACGAAGTCGATATCGAGAACCAGACAGTCCAGACCAAGGCCTCCCACTTTAGCCTCATCTTTGACCAggtcggccttgatgatgctgtccTCAACCACAAGTACGCCGGCGAGGGGACGACCGAGTCCCCCTATCTCGTCGAGTTTCTCCCCAACGACCCCCGAAACGCCATGAACTTTTCCCAGTCCAAGAAGTGGGCCATCACTATCCTACAGGCCATCGCGACGCTCGCCGTCGCCTTTGTCAGTACCGCCTACTCAGGCGGCCTCACTGATATCCTGATGGACTTTCATGTGTCGACTGAGGTTGTCATTCTCGGGATCTCTATGTTCGTCCTGGGCTTCGCCATCGGTCCTCTTTTCTGGGCACCCCTGTCTGAGCTTTATGGTCGACAGATTCCTTTCTTCATCTCTTATATGGCTTTGACGGCGTTCAACGCTGGCGCTGCTGGAGCACCCACCATGGCTGCTTTGATCGTTCTTCGATTCTTTGCCGGTTCTTTCGGCTCCTCGCCTCTTACTAACGCTGGTGGTGTCATTGCCGACATGTTTGATGCCAGGCAGCGTGGTCTTGCCTCGGCGCTGTTTGCCAT GGCTCCTTTTCTTGGTCCTACTATTG GTCCCATTGCTGGTGGCTTCCTCGGAGAGCACGAGGGCTGGCGCTGGGTTGAAGGCATGATGGCCATCTTTACTGGTGTCGTCTGGATTGTCAACTCGCTTCTCATCCCCGAGACCTACGCCCCTTATCAACTCCGGCGCCGCGCTGCCGCCCTCTCAAAGGCGACTGGCAAGGTCTACATTGCCAAGATGGATGCTGGCCGCCCGCACACTAGCGTTGCTACGCAGTTCAAGGTGGCTCTTCTGCGTCCCTGGATCCTGCTCTTCAAGGAGCCTATCGTCTTGCTCACCTCGATCTACATGGCCATCATCTACGGCACTCTGTACCTCTGCTTTGCTGCTTTCCCTATTGTTTTCCAGCAGGGTCGCGGATGGAGCCCTGGTAAGGGAGGCCTCGCCTTTATTGGTATCGCAGTGGGCATGGTGTTTGCCGTAACTGGTTCCATCATGGACCAAAAGCGATACATGCGCGTGGCTGCTGCGGCTGGTGGCCATGCGCCCCCGGAGGCCCGACTACCCCCTACGCTTGTTGGCTCGATCCTGATTCCTGTCGGTCTGTTTTGGTTTGCCTGGTCCAACGGAAGCGACGTGCATTGGATCGTTTGCATCATGGGCTCAGCTGTCTTCTCTGCTGGCCTTGTGGTGGTGTTCCTCTCGCTAATGAACTATCTTATTGACTCTT ATGTTATCTTCGCGGCGTCGGTGTTGGCCGCAAACTCGGTTCTTCGATCACTCTTTGGTGCCGCATTCCCGCTCTTCACCACGTACATGTACGACGACCTCGGTATCCACTGGGCCAGCTCGGTGCCGGCCTTCCTGGCCATCGCGTGTATCCCCTTCCCGTTCCTGTTCTACAAGTACGGCGAGACCATCCGGATGAAGTGCGAGTTTGCTGCCGAAGCGGCCAGCGTCCTCCAGCGGATGCGCAACAAGCACGAGGAGATCACGGAAGACCAAGCCgtggctgaagctgaagaagccgaaAAGGAACGCCGGGCGAGCAATGCTCTCCGCCGGAGCATGTCAAGAACTCACACCAACGCGACTCGCTAA
- a CDS encoding SAM-MT-RSMB-NOP domain-containing protein, which yields MSLYHEAAEVLSGSSSQGGSLKSRVFKKKNLKSSPNQVYALVLESCKWSSVLKEVIEKSELLKHERKLTPILSLLLVHDLLLAKRGIALPQSHGLRASIERHKARLNSEFKLARLRRKMPTLEALKEQIERQSAGEEANYPRWVRVNAVKSTLEDQLETTFSTYARAASIQEVVTKSGKFLYIDPHVPNLLAITPGIDLTKTEAYASGKIILQDKASCFPAYLLDPQSEDGDLIDACSAPGNKTTHLAAILKEHRPEFDAPEQTIYAFEKDPRRAQTLEKMVKTAGSRPMTQIGFGQDFLQVNPESDKYKSVGALLLDPSCSGSGIVGRDSMPELHLPDSPANTGKGVAAKPNNRKRKHDQVEQPEKVIIDDDGNETVLASEKDLEARLDALSGFQLTLLQHAFRFPSARKITYSTCSVHMQENERVVMRALESKIAKERNWRILRRTDQVSGMREWPVRGLPSACGDQTDVAEACIRSYKDDGQGVMGFFVAAFVRVGAQEDAEAADDDGPYMRDENGAIIRDVLGMPVLKSTGEPVSLTARDEDEKKEEEEEESEDESEDESDDDDISEYPSHLASDSSHQDNVEDMEEEEWQGFGD from the exons ATGTCTCTCTACCATGAGGCGGCAGAGGTTCTATCGGGATCATCTTCACAGGGCGGGAGTCTCAAGTCCCGGgtcttcaagaagaagaatctGAAATCTTCACCCAATCAGGTTTACGCGCTCGTCCTCGAGAGCTGCAAATGGAGCTCGGTGCTGAAGGAGGTGATTGAGAAGTCTGAGCTTCTCAAGCATGAACGCAAG CTCACCCCTATTCTGTCATTACTTCTCGTACATGACCTCTTATTGGCCAAGAGAGGGATCGCTCTCCCACAGAGTCATGGGCTTCGTGCATCCATTGAACGGCACAAGGCGAGGCTCAATTCAGAATTCAAGCTGGCTCGGCTCCGAAGAAAGATGCCGACGCTTGAGGCCCTGAAGGAGCAGATCGAGAGGCAGTCAGCGGGCGAGGAAGCGAACTACCCGAGGTGGGTTCGCGTCAACGCGGTGAAGAGTACCCTGGAAGACCAGCTGGAGACGACCTTTTCGACCTACGCGAGAGCCGCCTCGATCCAGGAAGTTGTCACAAAATCGGGAAAATTCCTCTACATCGACCCGCACGTGCCAAATCTCCTGGCCATCACCCCTGGAATCGACCTGACAAAGACGGAGGCCTATGCATCAGGCAAGATTATCCTGCAGGACAAGGCGTCGTGCTTCCCGGCTTATCTGCTGGACCCCCAGTCAGAAGACGGGGATTTGATTGATGCGTGCTCGGCGCCTGGAAATAAGACTACGCACCTGGCGGCTATTCTCAAGGAACACCGACCCGAGTTTGATGCACCAGAGCAGACGATTTATGCTTTCGAAAAGGACCCCAGGCGGGCACAGACGCTCGAGAAGATGGTCAAGACTGCGGGCTCCAGGCCCATGACACAGATCGGATTTGGACAGGACTTTTTGCAGGTGAACCCTGAGTCTGACAAATACAAGTCTGTCGGAGCTCTGCTCCTGGACCCGAGTTGTTCAGGGAGTGGCATTGTCGGGCGAGATTCAATGCCGGAACTCCATCTACCAGATAGCCCTGCAAACACGGGGAAAGGGGTGGCCGCCAAGCCAAACAATCGCAAGAGGAAGCATGACCAGGTTGAGCAGCCCGAGAAGGtcatcatcgacgacgacgggaaCGAGACCGTTCTGGCGTCGGAAAAGGATCTGGAAGCACGGCTGGATGCTCTGTCAGGGTTCCAGCTGACCCTTCTTCAACACGCGTTTCGATTTCCTTCGGCGAGGAAGATTACCTACTCGACATGTTCCGTCCATATGCAAGAGAACGAACGTGTCGTCATGAGGGCTCTCGAATCTAAGATTGCCAAGGAGAGGAACTGGCGCATCTTACGACGGACCGACCAGGTCTCCGGTATGCGAGAGTGGCCCGTTCGGGGCCTACCCTCGGCATGTGGGGACCAGACAGACGTGGCGGAGGCCTGCATCCGCTCCTACAAGGACGACGGGCAGGGTGTCATGGGTTTCTTTGTGGCTGCGTTTGTAAGGGTTGGTGCCCAAGAGGACGCCGAAGCTGCAGATGATGACGGCCCCTACATGCGGGACGAGAACGGTGCCATTATCCGAGATGTTCTGGGCATGCCCGTCTTGAAGTCGACTGGCGAGCCCGTGTCATTGACTGCaagagacgaggacgagaagaaggaggaggaagaggaggaaagcgAGGATGAAAGTGAAGATGagagcgatgatgatgacattTCAGAGTACCCCTCACACTTGGCATCAGATTCGAGTCATCAAGATAACGTGGAGGAcatggaagaggaagaatggCAAGGCTTCGGCGACTGA
- a CDS encoding DUF1996 domain-containing protein: protein MKYTLATVAALAGVASAAHEDGTFAVLRFTNKQLTKGRMDPILFPGQTSTHVHTIMGGSAFGKSSTGKDLAGSKCSNALVKGDNSNYWFPSLYFRDPKTEKFESVEFDYFNAYYFLSFEKTHDDIKPFPVGLQIVAGNSMTRTMPKTGAKANLDPSKGPVNAARITCPRLDNIFVPPSWDPNSDGTTAGVGDPNNLGEGVGFPDRTCDGKYSPLRADVHFPSCYNPDAGLTDFKNNMAYPEDNDGYLDCPKGWIHVPHLFYESYWHTEKFAGRWEEGKGEQPFVFSNGDVTGYSNHADFMAGWDEDLLQHIIDTCNTGTNGMDNCPGLTYGLNKGDCTIESEVDEEVDGTLSKLPGNNPLSGWAYGDSVSQGSPSAGDDDNSSSKTPVASATKPASDDKTTAPEVPSATGAGSSATVAAADEESTYAPKQPTEVPETVPTSQAVVESEAPTAPTDAPKPTNVFGKPGKGKKCRPRIHTVWNTVTVTQTSSAPEQTAPVYKRDHMRRHAHNHGSGRNHLRRRSHRH, encoded by the exons ATGAAGTACACTCTCGCCACCGTCGCCGCTCTCGCTGGTGTCGCCTCTGCCGCCCACGAGGATGGCACCTTTGCCGTCCTGCGCTTCACCAACAAGCAGCTCACCAAGGGTCGCATGGATCCCATCTTGTTCCCTGGTCAGACTTCCACCCACGTCCACACCATCATGGGCGGCAGCGCCTTCGGCAAGAGCTCAACCGGAAAGGACCTCGCTGGTTCCAAGTGTAGCAACGCTCTTGTCAAGGGTGACAACAGTAACTACTGGTTCCCCTCGCTCTACTTCCGCGACCCCAAGACTGAGAAGTTCGAGTCGGTTGAGTTTGACTACTTCAACGCCTACTACTT TCTCAGCTTCGAAAAGACTCATGACGACATCAAGCCTTTCCCCGTCGGTCTTCAGATAGTTGCGGGTAATAGTATGACCCGCACTATGCCCAAGACCGGCGCCAAGGCCAACCTCGACCCTTCCAAGGGACCTGTGAACGCTGCCAGAATCACCTGCCCTCGTCTTGACAACATTTTCGTGCCTCCATCCTGGGACCCCAACTCTGATGGCACCACGGCTGGTGTCGGTGACCCCAACAACCTGGGTGAGGGTGTGGGTTTCCCTGACAGGACTTGCGATGGCAAGTACTCGCCTCTGCGGGCTGACGTTCACTTCCCGTCCTGCTACAACCCCGATGCCGGCCTCACCGACTTCAAGAACAACATGGCCTACCCCGAGGACAACGACGGATATCTGGACTGCCCCAAGGGCTGGATTCATGTGCCTCACCTCTTTTATGAGTCTTACTGGCACACCGAGAAGTTCGCCGGCCGCtgggaggagggcaagggcgAGCAGCCTTTTGTCTTCTCCAACGGTGATGTCACTGGGTACAGCAACCACGCCGATTTCATGGCTGGCTGGGACGAGGACCTTCTGCAGCACATCATTGATACCTGCAACACTGGTACCAATGGTATGGACAACTGCCCCGGCCTCACCTACGGCCTGAACAAGGGCGACTGCACCATCGAGTCCGAGGtcgatgaggaggttgacggTACCCTGAGCAAGCTGCCCGGAAACAACCCTCTTAGTGGATGGGCGTACGGTGACAGCGTCAGCCAGGGATCTCCCTCAGccggtgatgatgacaacaGCTCTTCCAAGACCCCCGTCGCCTCTGCTACCAAGCCTGCTTCAGATGACAAAACGACCGCTCCCGAGGTTCCCAGCGCCACTGGTGCCGGGTCCTCCGCcaccgtcgccgccgccgatgaGGAGTCTACCTACGCCCCCAAGCAGCCGACCGAGGTTCCCGAGACTGTTCCTACTTCTCAGGCTGTCGTTGAGTCTGAAGCTCCCACCGCTCCCACCGACGCCCCCAAGCCCACCAACGTGTTTGGAAAGCctggcaagggcaagaagtgCAGGCCCAGGATTCACACCGTCTGGAACACCGTCACCGTCACCCAGACCTCCAGCGCCCCTGAGCAGACTGCACCTGTCTACAAGAGGGATCACATGCGACGACATGCCCACAACCACGGCAGCGGCCGCAACCATCTCCGCCGCCGCAGCCACCGTCACTAA
- a CDS encoding Sexual development regulator velC: protein MSLTAVETAAKSSRRPDTMSEAMSEAMSRPYATTATSWSDPHYAPRGPVHQPQIQPHYDHQLSSPASMSTGVPGSRRPSQLQPPQHPRPGHGYQLTDMSTAPQVSHPPPPLSVPSHHTSSGTFDQQRHYEPNAAHPPPPFSSPAIERPDMLQGRHISQPVRVPSISENQQPFAYAQRPPSVDMRAIPRFTGQQFLPTTAPMVSGTNPNSPAASPTESRPDPMRISDLLSPGAGSGSRSSSISSSKRPGDVDATYKLRIRQQPVAARSCGFGERDRRVVDPPPIVQLIIEGPNLTPEEISKQLRYCHYVMSCSIYDESGARDASFMPEEYRQQRRLMGSLVGAPFVGKDEHNEEGCFFCFPDLSCRTPGSFRLKFSLVKIDPARARELRHFPVLVEAKSDVFTVYTAKDFPGMQASTRLTKRLKEQGCIISIKKGNDRSKNVRGHDESSDGEPDDGETSSQGKRRRRSAR from the coding sequence ATGTCCCTCACAGCCGTTGAGACTGCCGCGAAGAGTTCGCGGCGGCCTGATACAATGTCGGAAGCCATGTCGGAAGCCATGTCACGTCCATATGCCACCACGGCCACAAGCTGGTCCGATCCCCATTATGCTCCTCGCGGCCCAGTTCATCAACCACAAATACAACCACACTACGATCACCAGCTGTCTTCTCCAGCGAGCATGTCAACTGGCGTCCCTGGCAGCCGCCGTCCCTCACAGCTGCAGCCCCCACAGCACCCACGACCCGGTCATGGATACCAGTTGACCGACATGTCAACCGCTCCGCAGGTCTCAcatcctccgcctcctctcAGCGTGCCGTCCCATCATACTTCCAGTGGCACCTTCGATCAGCAAAGGCACTATGAACCCAACGCTGCGCATCCCCCACCTCCTTTTTCTTCCCCTGCCATTGAAAGACCAGACATGTTACAGGGCCGCCACATCTCACAACCTGTTCGGGTGCCCTCAATCTCAGAAAACCAGCAACCGTTTGCATACGCGCAGCGTCCTCCATCAGTCGACATGCGGGCTATTCCGCGCTTCACCGGCCAGCAATTCCTCCCGACGACTGCCCCCATGGTCAGCGGGACAAATCCAAATAGTCCCGCCGCCTCGCCCACTGAATCGAGGCCGGATCCCATGAGAATCTCTGACCTGCTCAGTCCTGGCGCCGGCAGCGGAagtcgcagcagcagcatcagcagcagTAAACGCCCCGGAGATGTTGATGCCACCTACAAGCTGAGGATCCGCCAGCAACCCGTAGCCGCTCGATCATGTGGCTTCGGCGAGAGGGACAGAAGAGTCGTTGACCCTCCCCCAATCGTTCAGCTCATTATTGAAGGACCCAACCTCACTCCAGAAGAGATCAGCAAGCAGTTACGTTACTGTCACTATGTGATGAGTTGCTCAATATACGACGAGAGTGGTGCCCGAGATGCATCTTTCATGCCCGAGGAGTACCGACAACAACGGCGGCTTATGGGCTCATTAGTTGGTGCCCCATTTGTCGGCAAAGATGAGCACAATGAAGAAggctgcttcttctgctttCCAGACCTCTCTTGCCGCACCCCCGGCTCGTTCCGCCTCAAGTTCAGCCTCGTAAAGATCGACCCAGCACGAGCAAGAGAACTAAGGCACTTCCCTGTCCTTGTCGAGGCTAAAAGCGACGTCTTTACCGTCTATACTGCAAAGGATTTCCCGGGAATGCAGGCCAGCACGAGGTTGACCAAGCGCTTGAAGGAGCAAGGGTGTATCATCTCAATCAAGAAGGGCAACGACAGGTCAAAGAATGTAAGAGGTCACGACGAATCGAGTGATGGTGAGCCAGATGATGGCGAAACATCCTCTCAGGGCAAGAGACGCCGCCGCTCGGCGCGATAA